One stretch of Hymenobacter chitinivorans DSM 11115 DNA includes these proteins:
- a CDS encoding glycosyl hydrolase, with amino-acid sequence MKKSLALSLLLTAALAQPGFAQAPKWPEITQQAKPWTRWWWQGSAVNEQDLTRLLTQYQQAGLGGVEITTIYGQQGAEPQFINFLSPRWVDMLEHTLKESGRLGLGVDMAQASGWPFGGPWVSSADACKYATYQTYAMQGGEQLQQAVTFVQKPIVRTVGQPIDLKQLKEPVASNPDLQLHAFDQVRFEKPLPLQALMAYSEKGEMLDLTSKVDAAGKLNWTAPPGRWKLYALFEGWHGKQVERAGPGGEGDVVDHFSKTATQHYLQHFDEAFKGRSLKGLRAFFNDSYEVDDAQGEANWTPLMFSEFQKRRGYDLRQHLPALFGQASADENQRVLTDYRETISELLLENYTQTWGAWAKTHGALIRNQAHGSPANILDLYAATDIPETEGEDLLRIKFASSAAHVTGKKLASSETATWENDHFLSSLGDVKKALDRMLLGGINHTFYHGTNYSPQSAPWPGWLFYAAVHFNPNNTFWPDFGQLNRYVAHCQSFLQAGKPANDVLVYLPIYDAYQKPGKVLLQHFDGIEHGFKGMTVGTTGEELLKRGYGFDFISDKQLLQVTAAGKTLQTGGGATYQTILVPDARTLPLPTLAQLLKLASSGATIVFQNGLPTDVPGWGNLAARRAAFKKQLAQLKFTAGAKGSKKAVLGKGAVLVGANVDQLLAQAGVKRETMVDSGLQFERRRSAKGLTYFVANWSPKPVHAWVPLQTAAKSVALYNPMTEQLGMAAVRTSAKGQPEVYVQLAPGESCLLETSTAAVIAPAYAYQKPAGPAQPLTGRWDVKFGVGGPELPAPTQVESLSSWTTWQGDAVKKFAGTATYTLAFARPQGAADGWLLDLGRVAETARVHLNGQPLATLIGPTYQVFIPKAQLQATNTLTVAVSNGMANRIADMDRRHESYKNAYNINMSSKLAENRGPNGLFTAEKWTPRESGLLGPVTLTPTTTGQQVQ; translated from the coding sequence ATGAAAAAGTCCCTGGCTCTGTCCCTGTTGCTGACCGCCGCGCTGGCCCAACCCGGCTTCGCGCAAGCCCCCAAATGGCCCGAAATAACCCAGCAGGCCAAGCCCTGGACGCGCTGGTGGTGGCAGGGCAGCGCCGTGAACGAGCAGGACCTGACCCGCCTGCTGACCCAGTACCAGCAGGCCGGCCTGGGCGGGGTCGAAATCACCACAATTTACGGGCAGCAAGGGGCCGAGCCGCAGTTTATCAACTTCCTCTCGCCCAGGTGGGTGGATATGCTGGAGCACACGCTCAAGGAAAGCGGGCGGCTGGGGCTGGGCGTGGATATGGCCCAGGCTTCGGGCTGGCCCTTCGGCGGGCCCTGGGTCAGCTCGGCCGACGCCTGCAAGTACGCCACCTACCAGACCTACGCCATGCAGGGTGGCGAGCAGCTCCAGCAGGCCGTGACTTTCGTGCAAAAGCCCATTGTGCGCACCGTGGGCCAGCCCATCGACCTGAAGCAGCTCAAGGAGCCGGTGGCCAGCAACCCCGATTTGCAGCTCCACGCCTTCGACCAGGTCCGCTTCGAAAAGCCCCTGCCGTTGCAGGCCCTGATGGCCTATTCGGAGAAGGGCGAAATGCTGGATTTGACCAGTAAGGTAGACGCCGCCGGTAAGCTGAACTGGACCGCCCCGCCCGGCCGCTGGAAGTTGTATGCCCTGTTCGAGGGCTGGCACGGCAAGCAGGTGGAGCGGGCCGGCCCCGGCGGGGAAGGCGACGTGGTGGACCACTTCTCCAAAACTGCCACCCAGCACTATCTGCAGCACTTCGACGAGGCCTTCAAGGGCCGTAGCCTTAAGGGCTTGCGCGCCTTTTTCAACGATTCCTACGAGGTGGACGATGCCCAGGGCGAGGCCAACTGGACGCCGCTTATGTTCTCGGAGTTTCAGAAGCGCCGCGGCTACGACTTGCGTCAGCACCTGCCGGCGTTGTTTGGGCAGGCCTCGGCCGACGAAAACCAGCGGGTGCTGACCGACTACCGGGAGACCATATCGGAGCTGCTGCTCGAAAACTACACCCAGACCTGGGGCGCCTGGGCCAAAACCCATGGCGCGCTGATTCGCAACCAGGCCCACGGCTCCCCGGCCAACATCCTGGATTTGTACGCCGCCACCGACATTCCCGAAACGGAAGGGGAGGATTTGCTGCGCATCAAGTTTGCCTCCTCGGCGGCCCACGTCACGGGTAAAAAGCTGGCTTCCTCGGAAACGGCCACCTGGGAAAACGACCATTTCCTGTCCTCGCTCGGCGACGTAAAAAAGGCCCTGGACCGGATGCTGCTCGGCGGCATCAACCACACCTTTTACCACGGCACCAACTACTCTCCCCAATCGGCGCCCTGGCCCGGCTGGCTGTTTTACGCGGCCGTCCACTTCAACCCCAACAACACGTTCTGGCCGGATTTCGGGCAGTTGAACCGCTACGTGGCCCACTGCCAGTCGTTTCTGCAGGCCGGCAAGCCCGCCAACGACGTGCTGGTGTATCTGCCTATTTACGACGCCTACCAGAAGCCCGGCAAGGTCCTGCTCCAGCACTTCGACGGCATCGAGCACGGCTTCAAGGGCATGACCGTGGGCACCACCGGCGAAGAGCTGCTCAAGCGCGGCTACGGCTTCGACTTTATTTCCGACAAGCAGCTGCTGCAAGTCACGGCGGCCGGCAAAACCCTGCAAACCGGCGGGGGAGCCACCTACCAGACCATTCTCGTGCCCGATGCCCGCACCCTGCCGCTGCCCACGCTGGCGCAGCTGCTGAAGCTGGCCAGCAGCGGCGCCACCATCGTGTTTCAGAACGGCTTGCCCACCGACGTGCCCGGCTGGGGCAACCTGGCCGCCCGCCGCGCCGCGTTTAAAAAGCAACTGGCCCAGCTCAAATTCACGGCCGGGGCCAAGGGCAGCAAAAAGGCCGTGCTCGGCAAAGGCGCGGTGCTGGTGGGCGCCAACGTCGACCAGCTTTTGGCCCAGGCCGGGGTGAAGCGCGAAACGATGGTGGACTCCGGCCTGCAGTTTGAGCGCCGCCGCTCGGCCAAGGGCCTTACTTACTTCGTGGCCAACTGGAGCCCCAAGCCCGTTCACGCCTGGGTGCCGCTGCAAACTGCGGCTAAGTCGGTGGCGCTCTACAACCCCATGACCGAGCAGCTGGGAATGGCCGCCGTGCGCACTTCCGCCAAAGGCCAGCCCGAGGTGTACGTGCAGCTGGCCCCGGGGGAGTCCTGTTTGCTGGAAACCTCGACGGCAGCGGTAATTGCCCCGGCCTACGCTTACCAGAAACCCGCCGGCCCGGCCCAGCCGCTCACCGGCCGCTGGGACGTGAAATTCGGGGTGGGCGGCCCCGAGCTGCCGGCCCCGACGCAGGTGGAAAGCCTGAGCTCCTGGACTACCTGGCAAGGCGACGCGGTGAAGAAATTCGCCGGCACGGCCACCTACACCCTGGCTTTTGCCCGGCCCCAGGGCGCGGCCGACGGCTGGCTGCTCGACCTGGGCCGGGTGGCCGAAACGGCCCGGGTGCACCTCAACGGCCAGCCCCTGGCTACGCTCATTGGCCCCACGTATCAGGTCTTTATTCCCAAAGCCCAGCTCCAAGCTACCAACACCCTGACCGTGGCCGTGAGCAACGGCATGGCCAACCGCATTGCGGATATGGACCGCCGCCACGAGTCCTACAAAAACGCCTACAACATCAACATGTCGAGCAAGCTGGCCGAAAACCGCGGCCCCAACGGCTTGTTCA